The nucleotide window CCAGAAGGCTGAATAGCAGCCCTTCAACTGTAAAGGTTAAGTAAAATAAAGGGCTGCGGGGGGGGGCGTTGTAGCCTGCCAGGCTATTTAACGATATCCAGCCAGACCAAACGGTGATCGGAAGAGGCGCTGCGTTTTTGCATTAGCTTACTACCGGCCTCATCACCGACAGGCCAGAACACGCCTGCGTCTTTTACGACTAAATCGTTAGACGGCAGCACGTAGTCGACGCGCTTGCGCCAGGCCGCGGTATGATACTGCGAGCCTTGTTTGTCTGGTGAGTGCTGTTCGCCGCCTCGGCTTTGGGGTTTAACGTCATTTACCCGAGGGTGCTGCAGTAACTGTTCTATCGCACCATCAATACCGCCAGAGCCAGCTTCCGCGTTCATGTCGCCTAAAACGATAAAGCTTTCATTTTGCTCAAGCCCGCCGCGTGTGCCTTCATCATCATAAATATAATTGTCTTTACCTGGCGTTAAGTAGTCAGCAAATAAGCGAATTTCATCATAGTTACGCATGCCGTTGCTGTTTTCCGGGCCGTCGAATGCTGGCGGTACCGGGTGAGCCGCCAATAAATGGATGACTTTGTCGCCCACTTGCACCGGAATGTCCCAATGCGACTTTGAGCTTAGCGGGTACTGCGCCATAACTTCCTCGGGGTACCATTGCTCGTCAGTAGCCTGTTTCTGTTCGTTCATCACGTAAGGAATATGGCGGCCTGGCATGTCTTTCCACAAGAAGTGCTGAAAGGTTCGTGCTTTATCGGCTTGCAGTGGGTATCTAGACAAAATGACCATACCGTACTGACCCGGATACCAACCAAAACCCCAGGCGTCGATGCCGGTGCCTTGTGCCTTGCCGTCACGGTTTAAGTCAAAAGGCGAGGGCACACCGGTATTTACCGGAGCAATATAAGCATAAGGATACTCAATTGCTTTTTGTCCGTTCTGTGAAACCGACAGGTACTTTTCCTGAAAGACATTTACGCCAATTTCTTTATCAACGTAGTCGAATTCGTTCAGTAAAACGATATCAGGTCGCACACGTTGAAGTATTTCGGCAATACCACGAATTTGCTCATGATCCTGCTGTAACACCTCTGGTACAGGAGATTTTTCTAATTGCGGGAGCTCGCTGTCGCTCAGGTAATTAGATGCGTCCATACTGACATTAAAAGTCGCAACCCGTATGGTTTCTGGTTCGCCTTTGCCGGAACCGGCGGTTGCATTAAAAGAGGTAGGAATCATAAGAACAACGAATGTTAAAATTAATAAAAACCGTATAAAGCCCATGGGATAACCGTTTGAGAGCAGCCTAAGACAGTGGGTGAGAATAAAGGTTCCCGGATGACTAGGCAAGAGCTAATAATTTGATTAAAATATGTCACATATCTGACACAAAAATGTCTTAGAAGCGTAATGAAATCAGCCCGATCCCATACAGCTCAGACTTCTTACTCTTTTTTGTTTTCGCAAAAAAGTTCCATTGCTTCTTTAACTTTCATTAAGTTGTCACATTTCTTCTTTATAACCTCTCGTCCATTTAAAGCTTTTTGTTTTATCGTTGCTACAAAACTAGGAAATCAAACATGAAATTGAACTCCAAGGTGAGTCGTATTTCTGCAGCTGTTGCTTTGGCTGTAGGTCTTTCGACAAGCGCTTTTGCTCAAGAAACATCATCATCTATGCGCGGTGTTATTAGTGGCCCTCAGGGTAACCCCGCTGCGAATACTAAAGTGGTTGTTATTCATCAACCAACCGGAACGGTGAATGAGTTTACTACTAATGAAGACGGTGTGTTTTCCGCCAAAGGTCTTCGCGTTGGTGGACCTTATCAGATAATTCTTGATTCTGATAAATACCGCGATGCAGTTTTAGAAGATGTGTATCTTGATCTTGGAGACACTTACCGGCTGACTCGTCAACTTGAGTCTGCTGATATGGAACGTTTGGTTGTTACCGGCTCTGCCATTCTGATGGAAAGCGGCGGAGCCAGTAGTAGCTTTGGCGAAGAGACCATCAACAACATGCCAAGCTTAAACCGCGACTTGAAAGACGTTGCGCGCATTAATCCGCTGGTCAGCATTAATGGTTCAGGTGAAATGACCATTGCTGGCGGTGACCCTCGCACAAACAGCATTACTGTTGATGGTATTGGCCAGAACGATGACTTTGGTCTGAATTATGGCGGCTACCCAACTGAGCAGCCTCCCGTTTCTCTAGGTGCCATTGAACAAATTTCTGTAGACGCCGCGCCATTTTCTGTGAAAAAAGGCGATTTCTCTGGCGGTACCATTAATGCCGTAACTAAATCGGGTAGTAACGAGTTTAAAGGCGAAGTCTTTTTCGAATACTCGGGAAAAGATTTAAAAGGTGACGTTGATGCCATTCGTGAAATTAAAGAGGATGGCAAGCCCGTACTTGATGACAACGGCTACCGTACTTATCGAGAGGAGACGGTCGAGCCAAACCAGACAGTAGAAACCTTCGGTTTGTCTTTGTCTGGCCCCATTATTAAAGACAAGCTCTTCTTTTTCACAAACTATGAAGAGTGGAGCAACGAGCTGGCACTGGACTACGGCTTTGAGGGCAGTGGTGCTACTAACGAGTTCTCAATTTCGGAAGAGACATTTAAGGACTTCATGGAAATTCTTGAAGGGCCTCGTTATAACTTGAGTGACTCTTTGGGTGGCGATCCGGAAGATAAAGACCGTAAGTGGTTAACCAAATTAAGCTGGAACATCAACCAGGCGCATCGCTTAGACTTAACTTATCAGTGGCAGGACAACTCCGACGAACGAAACTTTTCGACCGGTGGAGACACGGTTACTTTAGCTTCCAGCCGTTATACATTCCATACCCGTATGAGCAACATTAGCATGCGCTTATACAGTGACTGGTCGTCCAATTTTATCACTGAAATGGGTCTGACCTATAAAGATGTTGATACACGTTCTTTAACTAATTCAAATCTTGGTTCCGTCACAGTAGACCAGTATTTCAGAGGACCAGAGTTTGTTTTTGGAACCAATAAGTATCGGCATGCAAACGTTGCCGAAAATGATAACCTGACCTTTAACTTTGATGCTACCTACCTGATGGGCGACCATGAAATTGTGTTTGGTACTCAAATAGAAAAACTGAACCTGTACAACAAGTTTATTCAGGACGCTAAAGGCTCCTGGGAGTTTGATAACTTCGAGGGCTTTGCAAACGGTGAAGTCGGTAACTACGATGGTAACTGGGACTTCGATTACCAAAACGCTTATAACAACGTTCCCGAGCTAGCGGCTTTGGATGTGGATCGTACAACCTACGCCTTGTACGTTGGTGATACCTTTTATGTGACCCCGGACTTAGAAATTAATGGTGGCTTACGTTACGAGCGTTTAAGTTCAAGCGATACCCCTACGCTGAATGAAAACTTCAAAGAAGCATATTCCGATCAGGGGATAACGAACCAGGAAAACTTAGACGGGCTGGACATTATCCTTCCGCGCGTTGGTTTTAAATATTTCACGGACAGCAGCCTGGTGGTTCGTGGTGGTATTGGTCGTTTTTACGGCGGTGTTCCGAATGTTTGGTATACCAACCCATTCGCCAATGATGGTGTGACTTTAGTTTCAGCACCGAACAGCACCATTGCCGACTATTATGCTAATAATCAGGTTGATGACTTCTCGAGTGTTCCTCAGGAAATCAAAGATTCGCTGGAAAAAGGTGATGGTAGCATCAACTATACCGACCCGAATTTTGATTTGCCCAGCGACTGGCGTGCGCAGTTAGCCTTCGACTATGAATTAGACATTCCTTACGTTGGCGATATGTTCAATGCAACGACATCGTTTATGTACAAACGAATAGAAGACCAGCCCGTGTGGTATAACACCGCATTAGTTGAAGTCGGTCGTGCAGAAGATGAAGAACGGATCATCTATGAATCTCGTTATGAAGGTGACCGGGCTCGTAACTACGATATTATGCTGACCAACTCTCCGGACGATGGGCGCGCATTTATCTTCTCTCAGTCGTTGGCTAAACAATGGAATAATGGCTTAAGCTTTACTGCCAGCTATACGTATCAGGATGTAGAAGATAACGCAGCTGGTTCATCATCTCAGGCAGTGAGTAATTACAAGCACTATGTAGCAAAAAACCGCAACCAGGCTTTTACTGCAACGGGTAATTTTGAAACCGAGCACAGCCTGAAAATTACTTTAGGTTATAAAAAAGAGTTTTTTGCTGACTACGAGACACGTTTTAACTTGTTCTATGAGCGTCGCTCGGGTCGCCCATTCAGCTATGTAATGGGAATGTATGAAGACGGCGACTTCGGTGATACCGCCGCTGGTGGTCTTTATACGCAATCTGCGTACCTCCCTTACATACCGTCAGGGGAAGGTGATGATAACGTCGATTGGGAAAACTCGATCAGCTGGAACAAAATTAAAATGTTACTGGATAACGCTGGCATAGCGTACGGTGGAGAAGGCTACATTTTGGACAGAAACACCCATAATCAACCTTGGGTTACGGATCTAGATTTGAGCATTCAGCAGGAAATTCCGGGCTTTATGGATGGCCATAAAGGGATTCTGTACTTAACCATTGATAACTTTGCGAACTTACTGAATAACGACTGGGGAGTTGAGCGTCGCCTGACATACCCGCAAGTTGGTTTGTATGACTTCGGTGGTCTGAGTGATGACGGGAAATACCAAATTGATATGAAACATCAAGGGTACTACCCGAATAACTATGACACGGTCGATTTAAACAGCTCCTCCTGGAGCGCTAAGTTGGGCGTTCGTTACACCTTCTAAGAATGAAAGGCCTCACATTTTTGTGGGGCTTTTTTTTGGATGAAATTCATAGAGCTGTAATAAATGAGATATATCCTCACTTATAAATAAAGCCAAAACCAAAACTGGGAAGAACAAAACTATGTTTAACTCTACTTTCAAGCGTACAGCGGTTGCAGCTGCTATTGCTTTAGGCCTTAGCGGCACTGCTGTGGCTCAGGATACCTCGTCTAGCTTACGTGGCTCCGTTACCACTCAATCGGGTGAGTTCCTGCCAAATACAACGATTCAGTTGCGCAATGAGCGAACTGGAACGGTACAGACTTATACTACCAACGAACAAGGCGCATTCGCGGCGCGCGGATTGAGTGTCGGTGGTCCTTACACGCTAGTGGCTGAAGGTCCGGAAGGCCGGACTGAAGTAGTCAAGGACATTTATCTGACTTTGGGCGACTCTGAGTCTGTACGAGTTGTTCTCAAATCTGAAATGGAAAAAATAGAAGTTACGGGTGTTGCTAATACCAATAGCCTTTATGGAAGTAATAGTCCGGCGGCGAATTTTGACTTGTCAGATTTGCAGGATAGCCCCGCGATTAACCGTGACTTGAAAGATATTGTCCGTATTGACCCTAGAGTTTATGTTAGCTCAGGCGACAGTATTCAGTGTATGGGAGCTCACCCTCGCTTCAATAGTCTGACAGTTGACGGCGCTAGAATGAACGACAACTTTGGCCTTAACTCGGGTGGGTACCCAACCCGAAGCATGCCTTTTTCCTATGACGCCATTCAGCAGGTAGCCGTTGAGTTCGCGCCCTTTGATGTTCAGTATGGTGGCTTTACGGCGTGTAATATTAACGCGGTTACAAAATCAGGCCAAAACGAGTTGTTCGGCGGCTTTTTCTACGATTACGCGAGTGATTCACTGCAAGGCGACAAGCTAGAAGGTGAAGATATCACTATGGGTGACTTTTCAGAAGACCGTTATGGCTTTAACGTGGGCGGTGCTTTGATTGAAGATAAGCTGTTCTTTTTTGCCGCTTATGAAAAACTGTCTGGTGAGTCGGCATTCAGTTATGGCCCGGCAGATTCAAATGCCGGTACGAAAGTTGCCGGGGTTAGCCAGGATCAATTAGACACAATTCGTGAAATTGCTAAAGACGTTTATGATTACGATGTTGGTGATCCGGTAACCTCTTCTCCTGTTGAAGACGAAAAGTTGTTACTAAAACTAGACTGGAGCATCAGTGACAATCATCGGGCGTCTTTAACCTATAATAAGACAGAAGACTCTCAGTTAAACACTTCGGATCAAAGTGGCGACGAGTACGAGTTTTCGAATCACTACTACACCATCGGTAATGAATTTACATCTTATATCGGTCAACTCTACTCAGATTGGACCGATCGCTTCTCGACAGAGATGCGGATTGGTTACTCTGAACTCGATAACTCGCAGGTGACTGTCGGTCCCAAAAACATTGCGGACTTCCAAATTGAGACCAAGAACGACCCCGATGGCGATGGAGCCCCGAGTGAAGCGACGGTTTATTTTGGTGCCGATGATTCACGTCAGGCTAATGACCTGGATTACGAAACGATGTTCTATAAATTGGCGGGAACCTACTTTTTAGGTGACCACGTCATTAGTGGTGGTATCGAGCGCGAAGAGTACGATGTCTTTAATATGTTCGTGCAGCATTCCCGCGGCGGGGAAATCGATTTCGCGTCATTAGAAGACTTCCGTCAGGGTAACGTTCAGAAATATTATTATGGTAACGCAACGGGTACTGAGCAAGATCCGCGTGATGCTGCCGGCGAGTTCAGCTATGCAACCAACACTGCGTATTTACAGGACGAGTATTATCACGCGCCGTTAGATATGACGGTAACATTCGGGT belongs to Idiomarina sp. PL1-037 and includes:
- a CDS encoding TonB-dependent receptor, which codes for MFNSTFKRTAVAAAIALGLSGTAVAQDTSSSLRGSVTTQSGEFLPNTTIQLRNERTGTVQTYTTNEQGAFAARGLSVGGPYTLVAEGPEGRTEVVKDIYLTLGDSESVRVVLKSEMEKIEVTGVANTNSLYGSNSPAANFDLSDLQDSPAINRDLKDIVRIDPRVYVSSGDSIQCMGAHPRFNSLTVDGARMNDNFGLNSGGYPTRSMPFSYDAIQQVAVEFAPFDVQYGGFTACNINAVTKSGQNELFGGFFYDYASDSLQGDKLEGEDITMGDFSEDRYGFNVGGALIEDKLFFFAAYEKLSGESAFSYGPADSNAGTKVAGVSQDQLDTIREIAKDVYDYDVGDPVTSSPVEDEKLLLKLDWSISDNHRASLTYNKTEDSQLNTSDQSGDEYEFSNHYYTIGNEFTSYIGQLYSDWTDRFSTEMRIGYSELDNSQVTVGPKNIADFQIETKNDPDGDGAPSEATVYFGADDSRQANDLDYETMFYKLAGTYFLGDHVISGGIEREEYDVFNMFVQHSRGGEIDFASLEDFRQGNVQKYYYGNATGTEQDPRDAAGEFSYATNTAYLQDEYYHAPLDMTVTFGLRYDWYESSDYPQHNQDFEDLYQFSNRENLDGKSLLQPRLGINWNVSPELEVRGGLGLYSGGNPNVWLANNYQKDGISQTQVSRKNFNLLELAENGGLVGEGRPGYDVPQSLYDDVAAGRATSLNVLDPNFDIPSEWKYALGATYTLPGDYVWMTDLMYTVRKDEAYIKNIAVEVDGSMADGRPVYDVINEGRNTDLMLTNSDQDSTVSSISTSISKSYDFGLDVSLAYAYVDAEDASPMTSSVAQSNFQYFATDNFNNPAAATSNYEIPHRFTLQATYAKEFFDGYATTIGLFASANKGKPYSYVMGNATYKDGNDTLTYPKVQGVDVAGRGRQLLYVPNGRDDDNVVFGSNFNQDAFFAWLEESGADKYAGGSAGRNAFNSDWWTKVDLRVTQELPGLMDGHKASLFFTIDNLTNLLNDDWGVLNESIYGTAKVVDAYRDSQGRYVFDSFSEPNPQSRITNSSLWQARIGIEYKF
- a CDS encoding endonuclease/exonuclease/phosphatase family protein, with product MGFIRFLLILTFVVLMIPTSFNATAGSGKGEPETIRVATFNVSMDASNYLSDSELPQLEKSPVPEVLQQDHEQIRGIAEILQRVRPDIVLLNEFDYVDKEIGVNVFQEKYLSVSQNGQKAIEYPYAYIAPVNTGVPSPFDLNRDGKAQGTGIDAWGFGWYPGQYGMVILSRYPLQADKARTFQHFLWKDMPGRHIPYVMNEQKQATDEQWYPEEVMAQYPLSSKSHWDIPVQVGDKVIHLLAAHPVPPAFDGPENSNGMRNYDEIRLFADYLTPGKDNYIYDDEGTRGGLEQNESFIVLGDMNAEAGSGGIDGAIEQLLQHPRVNDVKPQSRGGEQHSPDKQGSQYHTAAWRKRVDYVLPSNDLVVKDAGVFWPVGDEAGSKLMQKRSASSDHRLVWLDIVK
- a CDS encoding TonB-dependent receptor, whose protein sequence is MKLNSKVSRISAAVALAVGLSTSAFAQETSSSMRGVISGPQGNPAANTKVVVIHQPTGTVNEFTTNEDGVFSAKGLRVGGPYQIILDSDKYRDAVLEDVYLDLGDTYRLTRQLESADMERLVVTGSAILMESGGASSSFGEETINNMPSLNRDLKDVARINPLVSINGSGEMTIAGGDPRTNSITVDGIGQNDDFGLNYGGYPTEQPPVSLGAIEQISVDAAPFSVKKGDFSGGTINAVTKSGSNEFKGEVFFEYSGKDLKGDVDAIREIKEDGKPVLDDNGYRTYREETVEPNQTVETFGLSLSGPIIKDKLFFFTNYEEWSNELALDYGFEGSGATNEFSISEETFKDFMEILEGPRYNLSDSLGGDPEDKDRKWLTKLSWNINQAHRLDLTYQWQDNSDERNFSTGGDTVTLASSRYTFHTRMSNISMRLYSDWSSNFITEMGLTYKDVDTRSLTNSNLGSVTVDQYFRGPEFVFGTNKYRHANVAENDNLTFNFDATYLMGDHEIVFGTQIEKLNLYNKFIQDAKGSWEFDNFEGFANGEVGNYDGNWDFDYQNAYNNVPELAALDVDRTTYALYVGDTFYVTPDLEINGGLRYERLSSSDTPTLNENFKEAYSDQGITNQENLDGLDIILPRVGFKYFTDSSLVVRGGIGRFYGGVPNVWYTNPFANDGVTLVSAPNSTIADYYANNQVDDFSSVPQEIKDSLEKGDGSINYTDPNFDLPSDWRAQLAFDYELDIPYVGDMFNATTSFMYKRIEDQPVWYNTALVEVGRAEDEERIIYESRYEGDRARNYDIMLTNSPDDGRAFIFSQSLAKQWNNGLSFTASYTYQDVEDNAAGSSSQAVSNYKHYVAKNRNQAFTATGNFETEHSLKITLGYKKEFFADYETRFNLFYERRSGRPFSYVMGMYEDGDFGDTAAGGLYTQSAYLPYIPSGEGDDNVDWENSISWNKIKMLLDNAGIAYGGEGYILDRNTHNQPWVTDLDLSIQQEIPGFMDGHKGILYLTIDNFANLLNNDWGVERRLTYPQVGLYDFGGLSDDGKYQIDMKHQGYYPNNYDTVDLNSSSWSAKLGVRYTF